One part of the Treponema peruense genome encodes these proteins:
- a CDS encoding virulence RhuM family protein, with amino-acid sequence MAKKQKKEVTIRSSAAEYLTYIAATGDSPESYEMRYEDENIWLTQKMMAALYDVDVANINYHLKKIYDDGELTKEATIKNFLIVQNEGNRTVSREVVHYNLQMIIAVGFKVNNERAVRFRKWAGQIVKDYTIQGWTMDKERLKKGHMFTDEYFERQLQQIREIRLSERKFYQKVTDLYATAFDYDKDATTTKEFFKMVQNKMHYAVHRHTAAELIVERADAKKEHMGLTTWENAPSGKIIKADVTIAKNYLSEKEMSFMERLVSLYLDYAEMQAERHIPMSMEDWAIRLDGFLEFNGNEILTGPGKISAEQAKLHAESEFEKYRIVQDRLFKSDYDLFLEEMGE; translated from the coding sequence ATGGCAAAGAAGCAAAAAAAAGAAGTTACAATTAGAAGTTCCGCCGCTGAATATCTTACTTACATTGCAGCAACAGGTGATTCTCCTGAAAGTTATGAAATGAGATATGAAGACGAGAATATCTGGCTGACCCAAAAAATGATGGCAGCTTTATATGATGTTGATGTTGCAAATATAAATTATCATCTTAAAAAAATCTATGACGATGGAGAATTAACAAAAGAGGCAACTATTAAAAATTTTTTAATAGTTCAAAATGAGGGAAACCGAACTGTTTCTCGTGAGGTTGTGCACTATAATCTTCAGATGATTATTGCTGTTGGTTTTAAAGTAAATAATGAGCGTGCCGTTAGGTTTAGAAAGTGGGCTGGTCAAATTGTCAAGGATTATACAATTCAAGGCTGGACAATGGACAAAGAGCGACTGAAAAAAGGACACATGTTTACAGATGAATATTTTGAGCGCCAGCTTCAGCAAATCAGGGAAATAAGGCTTTCAGAAAGAAAGTTTTATCAAAAGGTTACTGACTTATATGCAACGGCCTTTGATTATGACAAGGATGCTACTACAACAAAAGAATTCTTTAAGATGGTGCAGAATAAAATGCATTATGCTGTACATAGGCATACGGCAGCAGAACTTATTGTGGAGCGCGCTGATGCAAAAAAGGAACACATGGGGCTTACAACTTGGGAAAATGCACCTTCTGGAAAAATCATAAAAGCAGACGTAACTATTGCAAAAAACTATTTATCAGAAAAAGAAATGAGTTTTATGGAGAGACTTGTTTCCTTATATCTTGATTATGCAGAAATGCAGGCAGAACGTCACATACCTATGAGCATGGAAGATTGGGCAATACGTTTGGATGGTTTTTTGGAATTCAACGGAAATGAAATTTTAACAGGACCAGGAAAAATAAGCGCGGAACAGGCAAAACTACATGCAGAAAGCGAATTTGAAAAATACAGAATTGTACAGGATAGATTGTTTAAGAGCGATTACGATTTATTCTTGGAGGAGATGGGAGAATGA